From Tripterygium wilfordii isolate XIE 37 chromosome 13, ASM1340144v1, whole genome shotgun sequence, the proteins below share one genomic window:
- the LOC120013124 gene encoding putative white-brown complex homolog protein 30 isoform X4, which yields MTRESIKVCWELHVLLLSVILTSLLPYAWCMDGDDYSQTGNAALLPAVTKLIYSRLSNLTTTLTDDIVHNLGFCVKNVNADWNGAFNFSGNLEFLTNCIKKAKGDVTQRLCTAAEIKFYFNSLFDKETKETNYMKPNRNCNLTSWVSGCEPGWGCSANEIQNIELKNSRDIPLRTRDCQPCCEGFFCPQGLTCMIPCPLGAYCPLAKLNQTTGMCDPYSYQIPSGQPNHTCGSADIWADADSSGDIFCSPGSYCPTTTNKVPCSSGHYCRMGSTSQKLCFQLATCDPNTANQNIRAYGVILIASLSTLLIIIYNCSDQVLSTRERRQAKRREAAARQARETTQVRERWKSAKNVAKKGAVGLQQQFSRTFSCKKSTRQSMLPPMPSGSSSTSEPSSAAAKTNKKEPSSLTKMIHSLEDDPNSHDGFNLEIGDKNIKRQQMPKGKQLHTHSQIFKYAYGQLEKEKAQDNKNLTFSGVISMATDVDIKTRPVIEVAFKDLTLTLKGKKKHLLRCVTGKIMPGRVSAVMGPSGAGKTTFLSALAGKATGCTMQGLILVNGKSESILSYKKIIGFVPQDDIVHGNLTVEENLRFNARCRLSADLPKADKVLVVERVIESLGLQAIRDSLVGTVEKRGISGGQRKRVNVGLEMVIEPSLLILDEPTTGLDSASSQLLLKALRREALEGVNVCMVLHQPSFALFKMFDDLILLAKGGFTVYHGSVKKVEEYFNGLGISVPERVTPPDHFIDILEGIEKPANITREQLPLRWMIHNSYPIPPDMLKDADALATSSTSTGGNLGRDSSIGGTEQSFAGDLWEDVKSSVEVKGDYIKHNFLKSKDFSDRRTPGLGHQYRYFIGRVGKQRLREVRMQAVDYLILLLAGACLGTLAKVNDESFGSLGYTFTVIAVYHCFKNIFLGQITLLERECCWDQQSGLFPVQRYS from the exons ATGACTAGGGAGAGCATTAAAGTTTGTTGGGAACTACATGTTCTCCTACTATCAGTAATTCTAACAAGTCTTTTGCCATATGCATGGTGCATGGATGGGGATGATTACAGTCAAACAGGTAACGCGGCTTTGCTGCCTGCAGTCACAAAGCTCATCTACAGCCGGCTTTCAAATCTCACAACAACATTAACCGATGATATCGTTCATAACTTGGGCTTTTGCGTAAAGAATGT AAATGCTGATTGGAATGGGGCGTTCAATTTTTCTGGAAATTTGGAATTTTTGACCAACTGTATCAAAAAAGCAAAAG GAGATGTCACACAACGACTATGTACAGCAGCTGAAATCAAATTCTATTTCAATAGCTTATTTGACAAAGAGACTAAAGAAACCAATTACATGAAACCGAATAGGAACTGCAATTTGACTTCGTGGGTTTCTGGATGTGAACCTGGATGGGGATGTAGTGCTAACGAAATTCAGAATATTGAACTCAAGAATTCACGGGACATTCCTCTCCGGACTCGTGACTGTCAACCTTGCTGTGAAGGCTTCTTCTGCCCTCAGGGGCTCACTTGCATGATAC CTTGCCCATTAGGTGCTTATTGTCCCCTGGCAAAACTTAATCAAACAACTGGAATGTGTGACCC ATACAGTTACCAAATTCCTTCAGGACAACCAAATCATACTTGTGGCAGTGCAGATATCTGGGCTGATGCTGATAGTAGTGGTGACATCTTTTGTTCTCCAGGATCTTACTGCCCAACTACCACAAACAAGGTTCCATGTAGTAGTGG GCATTACTGCAGGATGGGTTCTACTTCTCAAAAAT TGTGCTTCCAGCTGGCTACCTGTGACCCTAATACTGCAAACCAGAATATCCGTGCGTATGGGGTCATCCTCATT GCGTCATTGAGTACTCTGTTGATCATCATTTATAACTGTTCTGACCAAGTCCTCTCCACCCGGGAAAGGAGACAAGCTAAGCGCAGGGAAGCTGCAGCAAGACAAGCACGAGAAACCACACAAGTGCGGGAACGGTGGAAATCAGCAAAAAATGTTGCCAAGAAAGGTGCAGTTGGGTTGCAACAACAATTTTCCCGGACGTTTTCTTGCAAAAAATCCACGAGGCAATCTATGTTACCACCCATGCCTTCAGGTTCTTCAAGCACATCTGAGCCATCCTCTGCTGctgcaaaaacaaataaaaaagaaccaAGCAGCCTCACAAAGATGATTCATTCCCTTGAGGATGATCCCAACAGTCATGATGGCTTTAATTTGGAGATTGGagataaaaacatcaaaagacaACAAATGCCAAAAGGTAAACAATTACATACTCACAGCCAAATCTTTAAGTATGCATATGGTCAACTTGAGAAGGAGAAAGCTCAGGACAACAAAAATTTGACCTTTTCGGGAGTGATTTCTATGGCTACGGATGTTGATATTAAGACCAGGCCTGTGATTGAGGTTGCTTTTAAGGATCTAACCCTAAccttgaaaggaaaaaagaagcatCTCCTGAGGTGCGTCACTGGAAAAATCATGCCTGGTCGAGTTTCTGCTGTTATGGGTCCATCGGGAGCTGGCAAAACAACGTTTCTTTCTGCTTTGGCAGGAAAAGCAACAGGATGCACTATGCAGGGACTAATTCTCGTAAATGGGAAATCTGAATCCATCCTCTCATATAAAAAGATAATTGGTTTTGTACCACAAGATGATATTGTACATGGAAACTTGACTGTGGAGGAGAATCTCCGATTCAACGCAAGGTGCAG ACTATCCGCTGACTTGCCTAAGGCAGACAAAGTTCTGGTTGTTGAAAGAGTTATTGAATCTTTGGGGCTACAGGCAATCAGGGATTCTTTGGTCGGAACTGTGGAGAAGCGAGGAATTTCTGGAGGTCAGAGGAAACGTGTAAATGTTGGGCTAGAAATGGTCATCGAACCTTCCCTGTTGATTTTAGATGAGCCGACAACTGGTTTAGACAGTGCATCTTCACAGTTACTTCTTAAAGCACTTCGACGTGAAGCTCTTGAAGGGGTAAATGTGTGCATGGTTCTCCACCAGCCTAG CTTTGCCCTGTTCAAGATGTTTGACGACTTGATACTTCTAGCCAAAGGAGGTTTTACCGTGTATCATGGATCTGTAAAGAAAGTTGAAGAATACTTTAATGGCCTGGGCATCAGTGTGCCTGAGCGTGTTACTCCTCCAGATCACTTCATTGACATTCTGGAGGGCATAGAAAAACCAGCAAACATAACCCGTGAACAGCTTCCTCTCAGATGGATGATACACAATAGTTACCCAATCCCCCCTGATATGCTGAAAGATGCGGATGCCCTTGCTACATCCTCAACAAGCACCGGCGGAAATCTTGGAAGAGATTCTAGTATTGGAGGTACAGAACAATCTTTTGCTGGAGATTTGTGGGAGGATGTAAAGAGTAGTGTTGAGGTGAAGGGAGATTATATAAAGCACAACTTCTTAAAGTCTAAGGACTTTTCTGACCGAAGAACTCCTGGATTAGGCCATCAATACAGATATTTCATTGGAAG GGTTGGTAAGCAGCGACTAAGAGAAGTCAGAATGCAAGCAGTTGATTATCTTATTTTGTTGCTTGCTGGCGCTTGCTTAGGGACTCTTGCCAAAGTGAACGATGAGTCATTTGGTTCGCTTGGCTATACTTTCACCGTGATTGCAGTTT ATCACTGCTTTAAGAACATTTTCCTTGGACAAATTACACTACTGGAGAGAGAGTGCTGCTGGGATCAGCAGTCTGGCTTATTTCCTGTCCAAAGATACAGTTGA